The Syntrophorhabdaceae bacterium nucleotide sequence CTCGGTCCGGTTCACTTTGCCCGTTATAGCCAGGAGGGTGGAGTGAGATGGTGAAGAGGGTATTGGTTGTCGATGATAATGAAAAGAATCTGATGCTGGAGAAAGACCTTTTGGAGGTCGCCGGCTTCGAAGTGATCGGAGCTGAAAATGCTTCCAGCGCAATTGCCATCGCCAGGAAAGAAAGACCGGATATCATAATTATGGATGTGCGGCTTCCAGATATGCGCGGTACCGATGCCGCCAGGATACTGCGTCAAGACAAAGAGACACGCGATATTCCCATTGTTTTTGTGACTTCTTCTGTAAT carries:
- a CDS encoding response regulator; the encoded protein is MVKRVLVVDDNEKNLMLEKDLLEVAGFEVIGAENASSAIAIARKERPDIIIMDVRLPDMRGTDAARILRQDKETRDIPIVFVTSSVMAEGRAEVDAITNTGFIGKPINTRSFAKEISQYIK